From a single Poseidonibacter antarcticus genomic region:
- a CDS encoding aspartate carbamoyltransferase catalytic subunit, producing MQHLIRTSDFTKDEILSLFDNAREFLKFEPNDILKGKIIVTLFFENSTRTRSSFEIAAKRLGAEVVSLDVGTSSTSKGETIFDTVANINAMNPDAIIIRHSECGLPESLVGYVDCPIINAGDGRHSHPTQALLDLFTMYEHYEGELEGKRIAIVGDVRNSRVAGSNRRLLPRFGIDVSLVAPDCFKYESNDFKQYNTVAEIVDEVDIIMSLRSQLERHNLTYFESLNEYAKDYCITKELMGDKNILLLHPGPVNRNIDITDEMLKDPRCKVLQQVTNGVAIRAAVLKKLILA from the coding sequence ATGCAGCATTTAATTAGAACTTCAGATTTCACAAAAGATGAAATTTTATCACTTTTTGATAACGCAAGAGAATTTTTAAAATTTGAACCAAATGATATTTTAAAAGGCAAAATAATAGTAACTTTGTTTTTTGAAAACTCAACAAGAACTAGAAGTTCATTTGAAATTGCAGCTAAAAGATTAGGTGCTGAGGTAGTATCTTTGGATGTTGGGACATCATCAACTTCTAAAGGAGAAACTATTTTTGATACAGTAGCAAATATAAATGCTATGAACCCAGATGCTATTATTATAAGACATAGTGAATGTGGATTACCAGAATCTTTAGTTGGATATGTTGATTGCCCTATAATAAATGCAGGTGATGGAAGACACTCTCATCCAACTCAAGCTCTTTTAGATTTATTCACAATGTATGAACATTATGAAGGAGAACTTGAAGGTAAAAGAATTGCAATTGTTGGAGATGTTAGAAATTCAAGAGTTGCAGGATCAAATAGAAGATTACTCCCAAGATTTGGAATAGATGTAAGTTTAGTTGCACCTGATTGTTTTAAATATGAAAGTAATGATTTTAAACAATATAATACTGTTGCTGAGATAGTTGATGAAGTAGATATTATTATGAGTTTAAGAAGTCAATTAGAAAGACATAATTTAACTTATTTTGAATCATTAAATGAATACGCAAAAGATTATTGTATTACAAAAGAGTTAATGGGGGATAAAAATATTTTACTTCTACATCCAGGTCCTGTAAATAGAAATATTGATATTACAGATGAAATGTTAAAAGATCCAAGATGTAAAGTTTTACAACAAGTTACAAATGGGGTTGCTATTAGAGCAGCAGTTTTAAAAAAACTTATATTAGCTTAA
- a CDS encoding aminodeoxychorismate synthase component I, with product MNKEIIREKLNKYGSIKEPFLFVISYDLSKFYIKKLHELPNTIKYKINSKENSKTETKIKLEKFPISFKEYKNKFDILQEEIKNGNTYLCNLTSKTKIQTSHNLDDIYKHTNAKFKLRFQNKNDNFVCFSPERFIKIEKNKISTHPMKGTIDASIPNAKEEILANKKEMAEHTMVVDLLRNDLSIVTSKVRVEKFRYIDKINAGNKELLQVSSKITGNLEDNWNEKIGNILTSLLPAGSITGTPKKKTIEILESIEDYNRDFYTGIFGVYDGNNLDSSVMIRFIEEDLYKNTYYKSGGGITCDSNALLEYQELLDKIYLPF from the coding sequence TTGAATAAAGAGATAATAAGAGAAAAATTAAATAAATATGGTTCTATAAAAGAGCCATTTTTATTTGTTATCTCATATGATTTAAGTAAATTTTATATTAAAAAACTTCACGAACTTCCTAATACTATCAAGTATAAAATTAATTCAAAAGAGAATTCAAAAACTGAAACTAAAATCAAATTAGAGAAATTCCCTATAAGTTTTAAAGAATACAAAAATAAATTTGATATTTTACAAGAAGAAATAAAAAATGGGAATACCTACCTTTGTAATTTAACTTCAAAAACAAAAATACAAACATCACATAATCTTGATGATATTTATAAACATACAAATGCAAAGTTTAAACTAAGATTTCAAAATAAAAATGACAATTTTGTATGTTTTTCACCTGAACGATTTATCAAAATAGAAAAAAATAAAATCTCAACTCATCCAATGAAAGGAACAATTGATGCTTCAATACCTAATGCAAAAGAAGAGATATTAGCTAATAAAAAAGAAATGGCTGAGCATACAATGGTTGTTGATTTATTAAGAAATGATTTATCAATAGTAACTTCAAAAGTTAGAGTAGAAAAGTTTAGATATATTGATAAAATTAATGCAGGAAATAAAGAACTCTTACAAGTAAGCTCAAAAATAACAGGAAATTTAGAAGATAATTGGAATGAAAAAATAGGAAATATTTTAACTTCTTTATTACCAGCTGGTTCAATTACAGGAACGCCAAAGAAAAAAACTATTGAGATCTTAGAAAGTATTGAAGATTATAATAGAGATTTTTATACAGGAATATTTGGTGTGTATGATGGAAACAACCTTGATTCTTCTGTAATGATTAGATTCATTGAAGAAGATTTATATAAAAATACTTACTATAAAAGTGGTGGTGGAATTACCTGTGATTCAAATGCACTTTTAGAATATCAAGAACTCCTTGATAAAATTTATCTACCTTTTTAA
- a CDS encoding Cj0069 family protein, translated as MNARNTIFIIEYAKGSDKGFDGFRPDTKPILEAIEEVSTYKTEIVFYRPNRKYELLDYLKEKAISVISRINPGNLKEADEYFQFLKALGNSGIDIHTHPDVMINLDFKDILAKLKGTSLGDDETFFYHTFTEFARKFPADLDKHGIRVLKTNYGSTGEGVYLVSKKDDGSIFSVEAVNNKKYYYDDINEFLHNFEAKFEETTSEYAAYFHGKTGFVGCRYLERISEGEIRVLLVNDKAISVVHKKPQEGEFSATLFSGAKYKYESPSDPKWKDVIDLTINGLKDIKPYLNGKNYPLLWTMDYIMDYNKDGSDKYILSEINCSCVGITSELQYAKEVAKVFAPKVKKSKKD; from the coding sequence ATGAACGCTAGAAATACTATTTTTATAATTGAATATGCAAAAGGTAGTGATAAAGGTTTTGATGGATTTAGACCCGATACTAAACCAATTTTAGAAGCAATTGAAGAAGTTTCAACATATAAAACAGAGATTGTCTTTTATAGACCAAATAGAAAATATGAATTATTAGATTATTTAAAAGAAAAAGCTATTTCAGTAATTAGTAGAATTAATCCTGGTAATTTAAAAGAAGCAGATGAATATTTTCAATTTTTAAAAGCTTTGGGTAATTCTGGAATTGATATTCATACACATCCTGATGTTATGATAAATTTAGATTTTAAGGATATCTTAGCAAAGTTAAAAGGAACATCTTTAGGTGATGATGAAACTTTCTTTTATCATACTTTTACAGAGTTTGCTAGAAAATTTCCAGCTGATTTAGATAAACACGGAATTAGAGTTTTAAAAACAAATTATGGATCAACAGGTGAGGGTGTTTATTTGGTTTCAAAAAAAGATGATGGCTCTATTTTTTCAGTCGAGGCTGTAAATAATAAAAAATACTATTATGATGATATAAATGAATTTTTACATAATTTTGAAGCAAAATTTGAAGAAACAACATCAGAATATGCTGCATATTTTCATGGAAAAACAGGCTTTGTAGGTTGTAGATATTTAGAAAGAATAAGTGAGGGTGAAATTAGAGTTTTATTAGTAAATGATAAGGCAATTTCAGTAGTTCATAAAAAACCACAAGAGGGTGAATTTTCTGCTACTTTATTTTCTGGTGCAAAATATAAATATGAATCACCAAGTGATCCAAAATGGAAAGATGTAATTGATTTAACAATAAATGGTTTAAAAGATATAAAACCATATCTAAATGGCAAAAATTATCCATTATTATGGACAATGGATTATATTATGGATTATAATAAAGATGGAAGTGATAAATATATACTTTCTGAAATAAATTGTTCTTGTGTAGGTATTACCTCAGAGTTACAATATGCAAAAGAAGTAGCAAAAGTTTTCGCTCCAAAAGTAAAAAAGAGTAAAAAAGATTGA
- a CDS encoding aminotransferase class IV encodes MENNKYFETIKCDDFEVFNLDYHCKRIANTIGLNINLNEYIYPPSSKLLKCKVTYDDSGILDVQYDEYKKRDIKSFKIIYNDEISYNKKFLDRESLNTLFEQRQNNDEIIIIKNNIVTDTSIANIAILYEGTWITSKSYLLSGTTRARLINKNELIQKDINLEMLQKAKKIALMNAMIGFDIKDDYSLSL; translated from the coding sequence GTGGAAAATAATAAATATTTTGAAACAATAAAATGTGATGATTTTGAAGTTTTTAACTTAGATTATCACTGTAAAAGAATAGCAAATACAATAGGTTTAAATATAAACTTAAATGAATATATTTATCCTCCTTCATCTAAACTTTTAAAATGTAAAGTGACTTATGATGATAGTGGTATTTTAGATGTTCAATACGATGAATATAAAAAAAGAGATATTAAGAGTTTTAAAATAATATATAATGATGAAATTTCTTATAATAAAAAATTTCTAGATAGAGAAAGTTTAAACACTCTTTTTGAACAAAGACAAAATAATGATGAAATCATTATTATAAAGAATAATATTGTAACAGATACAAGTATTGCAAATATTGCAATTTTATATGAAGGTACTTGGATTACTTCAAAATCTTATCTTTTAAGTGGAACAACAAGAGCTAGACTTATAAATAAAAATGAACTTATCCAAAAAGATATAAATTTAGAAATGTTACAAAAAGCTAAAAAAATTGCACTTATGAATGCAATGATTGGATTTGATATAAAAGATGATTATTCATTAAGTTTATAA
- a CDS encoding transglutaminase-like cysteine peptidase encodes MKQIIMLILITFTTTNIFAYEFKLNKNDLNYIHNSAKKKFILNRLAKYQSLKKKVQNYSLIRKLSHINTFLNKTFSKYDIDANLSIDYWATPKEFLLQGFGDCEDYVIAKYFTLLELNIPKEKLYFAVVKVKGQKTNHMVLLYLENKNSTALVLDNLSFRILPFPKRKNLSPIFAFNEIDAYKLTKQKFTKKVKIDWGKEDKWNNLLTRVYKLNE; translated from the coding sequence ATGAAACAAATAATTATGCTTATTTTAATAACATTTACTACTACAAATATATTTGCTTACGAATTCAAGCTAAATAAGAATGATTTAAATTATATACATAATTCTGCAAAAAAGAAATTTATATTAAATAGATTAGCAAAATATCAATCTTTAAAAAAGAAAGTACAAAACTACTCATTAATCAGAAAGCTTTCACATATAAACACATTTCTGAATAAGACATTTTCAAAATATGATATTGATGCAAATTTATCAATTGACTATTGGGCGACACCTAAAGAGTTTTTGTTACAAGGTTTTGGAGATTGTGAAGATTATGTTATTGCAAAATATTTTACACTACTTGAACTAAATATTCCAAAAGAAAAGTTATATTTTGCTGTTGTAAAAGTAAAAGGTCAAAAAACTAATCATATGGTACTTTTATATCTTGAAAATAAAAACTCAACAGCTCTTGTTTTAGATAATTTAAGTTTTAGAATACTGCCATTTCCTAAAAGAAAAAACCTAAGTCCAATATTTGCTTTTAATGAAATAGATGCTTATAAACTTACAAAACAAAAATTTACAAAAAAAGTCAAAATAGATTGGGGAAAAGAAGATAAATGGAACAATCTACTAACAAGAGTTTATAAACTTAATGAATAA
- a CDS encoding AzlC family ABC transporter permease produces the protein MKYKKEIKKAFEVSIPVMMGYSVLGFAFGLLLLSFDYDWYLAPLMSLFIYAGALQFVAISFFNVKAGFVDIAIASFFVNIRQSFYGLSLLKRFKKTGKLKPYLIFGLTDETYALLTTIKDDEQLKKRWYYFFLTAFNQSYWFIGSTLGAIVGTNIKFDTAGLEFSLTALFVVLCIEQYKNLQNITPFVIGLIASLFSLIFIPSDKMLIVSIIIALIMMFTFRKKIEND, from the coding sequence TTGAAATATAAAAAAGAAATAAAAAAAGCCTTTGAAGTATCAATTCCTGTAATGATGGGATATAGTGTTTTAGGTTTTGCTTTTGGATTATTATTATTATCCTTTGACTACGATTGGTATTTAGCTCCCTTAATGTCACTATTTATTTATGCTGGAGCTTTGCAGTTTGTTGCAATTAGTTTTTTTAATGTAAAAGCTGGTTTTGTAGATATTGCAATTGCATCTTTTTTTGTAAATATAAGACAATCTTTTTATGGTTTATCTCTATTAAAGAGATTCAAAAAAACAGGAAAACTAAAACCTTATCTAATCTTTGGATTAACAGATGAAACCTATGCACTTTTAACTACAATTAAAGATGATGAACAATTAAAAAAGAGATGGTATTATTTCTTTTTAACAGCATTTAATCAATCATATTGGTTTATAGGATCAACACTTGGAGCAATTGTTGGTACAAATATCAAGTTTGATACAGCAGGCTTAGAGTTCTCTCTTACAGCATTATTTGTTGTTTTATGTATTGAACAGTATAAAAATTTGCAAAATATAACACCTTTTGTAATAGGTTTAATAGCATCATTATTTTCATTAATTTTTATTCCAAGTGATAAAATGTTAATAGTTTCAATTATAATTGCATTGATTATGATGTTTACATTTAGAAAGAAAATAGAAAATGACTAA
- a CDS encoding branched-chain amino acid transporter permease, with product MTNYEIYIAIAVMTIVNIITRAFPFLFFRKNELPSYISFIEKFFPAIIMTILIVYSVKDVDFSLFPYGLKELGAIAFTAILHIILKNYLVSIFAGTIFYMFLVQYL from the coding sequence ATGACTAATTATGAGATTTATATCGCAATTGCAGTAATGACAATTGTAAATATTATTACAAGAGCCTTTCCTTTTTTATTTTTTAGAAAAAATGAATTACCATCTTATATAAGTTTTATAGAGAAGTTTTTCCCTGCAATTATTATGACAATTTTAATAGTTTATTCAGTTAAAGATGTAGATTTCTCACTTTTCCCTTATGGATTAAAAGAATTAGGAGCAATAGCATTTACAGCGATATTACACATAATTCTTAAAAACTATTTAGTATCTATTTTTGCTGGAACAATATTTTATATGTTTTTAGTTCAATATTTGTAA
- a CDS encoding ChaN family lipoprotein, whose product MLKTLLALLAVIYLFSGCTNKDLSTPLTHNLDKEEGIYSIKQAKRINIEELVKEIEKYPIVFVGDHHNNKKTHKFFENLLKELDKNSTNLYLANEWFTPKHDKLLKDYTDGKITSNTLKEKRQWDKFTSYKWEYVEPLYETIKKNKGKLFGMNMSKDTRKKISLKQFDKMNNEEKAFYNNLDLNVSAHKQLVMPYLKHCNKMPSISVEPCEQRMYRVQVAWDTYMAENIVKIAKKVIKKPNDKLLVFVGAMHIEQNLGIPLRFSRLSNLPFITISNEKIQKDEALVIDTNKSDIVYIYK is encoded by the coding sequence ATGTTAAAAACTTTACTAGCTTTACTAGCTGTAATCTATCTATTCTCAGGATGTACAAACAAAGATTTATCAACTCCTTTAACTCATAATCTTGACAAAGAAGAAGGTATTTATTCAATTAAACAAGCAAAAAGAATAAATATAGAAGAATTAGTAAAAGAAATAGAGAAATATCCTATAGTTTTTGTAGGAGACCATCATAATAATAAAAAGACTCATAAGTTCTTTGAAAATCTTTTAAAAGAATTAGATAAAAATAGTACAAATTTATATTTAGCAAATGAATGGTTTACTCCTAAACACGATAAATTATTAAAAGATTATACAGATGGGAAAATTACTAGTAATACATTAAAAGAAAAAAGACAATGGGATAAATTCACAAGTTACAAATGGGAATATGTAGAGCCATTATATGAAACTATAAAGAAAAATAAAGGAAAACTTTTTGGTATGAATATGTCAAAAGATACAAGAAAAAAAATCTCTTTAAAACAGTTTGATAAAATGAATAACGAAGAAAAAGCTTTTTATAATAACTTAGATTTAAATGTAAGTGCTCATAAACAATTAGTAATGCCATATTTAAAACACTGTAATAAAATGCCTTCTATTAGTGTTGAACCATGTGAACAAAGAATGTATAGAGTTCAAGTTGCTTGGGATACTTATATGGCTGAAAATATAGTAAAAATAGCTAAAAAAGTTATAAAGAAACCAAATGACAAGCTTTTGGTATTTGTAGGAGCTATGCATATTGAACAAAACCTAGGTATTCCTTTAAGATTTTCAAGATTAAGTAATCTTCCATTTATCACTATTTCAAATGAAAAAATCCAAAAAGATGAAGCTTTGGTAATTGATACAAATAAATCAGATATTGTTTATATTTATAAATAA
- a CDS encoding beta-ketoacyl-ACP synthase III — MAYAAFRSIGAYIPPKIMTNADFEKIIDTSDEWITKRTGIKERRISEENEASSDLGAKAAQVAIDRAEINKEDIDLVICATVTPDYLCMPSTACLIASKLGLPPVQAFDVSAACTGFVYATSIAKAFIESGMKKNVLIIGAETYSSILDYTDRGTCFIFGDGAGAAIVSASDNKDEAIIDVNCSSDGNHEDLIKTAGGGSKHPCSQEVLDNKLACIKMKGNETFKLAVRTLTSDVQIMMEKHNITPDDVTHFIPHQANLRIITAVGKALGFSEDKTVITIDKYGNTSAASIPMAMNYAYEQGRIKAGDTVLFDAFGGGLTWGSALFPFSPKK, encoded by the coding sequence ATGGCATATGCAGCTTTTAGATCTATTGGAGCATATATTCCTCCAAAGATCATGACAAATGCAGATTTTGAAAAAATAATTGATACTAGTGATGAATGGATTACTAAGCGGACTGGTATTAAAGAAAGAAGAATCTCTGAAGAAAATGAAGCTTCATCTGATTTAGGTGCTAAAGCAGCACAAGTTGCGATTGATAGAGCTGAAATTAACAAAGAAGACATTGATTTAGTAATTTGTGCAACTGTTACACCTGACTATTTATGTATGCCCTCAACTGCGTGTTTAATCGCATCAAAATTAGGACTTCCTCCTGTACAAGCTTTCGATGTAAGTGCAGCTTGTACTGGATTTGTTTATGCAACTTCTATTGCTAAAGCCTTTATTGAATCTGGTATGAAAAAAAATGTACTAATAATCGGTGCAGAAACTTATAGTTCTATTTTAGATTATACAGATAGAGGAACTTGTTTTATCTTTGGTGATGGAGCAGGTGCTGCTATTGTATCAGCAAGTGATAATAAAGATGAAGCAATTATTGATGTAAATTGTTCATCTGATGGAAATCATGAAGATTTAATTAAAACAGCTGGTGGAGGAAGTAAACATCCTTGTAGCCAAGAAGTTTTAGATAATAAACTAGCTTGTATTAAAATGAAAGGGAATGAAACTTTCAAATTAGCTGTTAGAACTTTAACTTCTGATGTTCAGATTATGATGGAAAAACATAATATCACACCTGATGATGTTACACATTTTATTCCACATCAAGCAAACCTTAGAATCATAACAGCAGTAGGAAAAGCTTTAGGATTTAGCGAAGATAAAACTGTTATAACTATAGATAAATATGGTAATACATCAGCTGCTTCTATTCCAATGGCAATGAACTACGCTTATGAGCAAGGAAGAATTAAAGCAGGAGATACTGTTTTATTTGATGCATTTGGTGGTGGTTTAACTTGGGGAAGTGCTTTATTTCCTTTTTCACCTAAGAAATAA
- the plsX gene encoding phosphate acyltransferase PlsX produces MHTIAIDAMGGDFGPEPIIEGLISALKSNNNFTAIAVGKKDELLSLIPQNFLSRIEILDTDDVISMSDSATDALKRKESTIYKAIELVREGKAGALVSAGHSGASMSLATVRIGRIKGVSRPAIATLMPTSENQNTLVLDVGANVDSDAKNLFQFAVMGQVYAEDVLQLEDPIIGLLSNGEEESKGNEVTKEAYGLISKVPNFAGNVEGSDIFKGTVDVVVCDGFVGNILLKTAEGVADTIGKIIKKSLKRSLISIAGAVLMRKVFKNLKVRVDYAEYGGAPLLGVKAPVIIAHGKSNPKAIHNAILHAISAASSNLNDDIEERLAKYSK; encoded by the coding sequence ATGCATACTATAGCAATAGATGCGATGGGTGGGGACTTCGGTCCTGAACCTATTATTGAAGGACTTATTAGCGCTTTAAAAAGTAATAATAATTTCACTGCAATTGCAGTAGGTAAAAAAGATGAATTATTATCTTTAATACCACAAAACTTTTTATCAAGAATTGAAATACTAGATACAGATGATGTAATTAGTATGAGCGATTCTGCTACTGATGCACTTAAACGAAAAGAATCTACAATTTATAAAGCTATAGAATTAGTAAGAGAAGGAAAAGCTGGAGCATTAGTTTCTGCTGGACATTCTGGAGCTTCTATGTCATTAGCTACTGTTAGAATTGGAAGAATCAAAGGTGTATCAAGACCTGCTATTGCAACACTTATGCCTACAAGCGAAAATCAAAATACATTAGTATTAGACGTTGGAGCAAATGTAGACAGTGATGCAAAAAATTTATTTCAATTTGCTGTTATGGGTCAAGTTTATGCAGAAGATGTATTACAACTTGAAGATCCAATTATTGGATTATTATCAAATGGTGAAGAAGAAAGTAAAGGTAATGAAGTTACTAAAGAAGCTTATGGTTTAATATCAAAAGTTCCAAATTTCGCAGGTAATGTAGAAGGTAGTGATATCTTCAAAGGAACAGTTGATGTTGTTGTTTGTGATGGTTTTGTAGGAAATATCCTATTAAAAACTGCCGAAGGTGTTGCTGATACAATCGGAAAAATCATAAAGAAAAGTCTTAAGAGATCATTAATTTCAATTGCTGGTGCAGTACTAATGAGAAAAGTATTTAAAAACTTAAAAGTTAGAGTTGACTATGCTGAATATGGTGGAGCTCCATTACTTGGAGTAAAAGCACCTGTTATTATAGCACATGGTAAATCTAACCCTAAAGCAATACACAATGCTATTCTTCATGCAATTAGTGCAGCAAGCTCAAATCTTAATGATGATATTGAAGAAAGATTAGCTAAATATAGTAAATAA
- the rpmF gene encoding 50S ribosomal protein L32 yields MAVPKRRVSHSRAAKRRTHYKITLKRPVKDTDGTWKMPHTVNPNTGEYKN; encoded by the coding sequence ATGGCAGTACCAAAGAGAAGAGTCTCTCATAGTAGAGCGGCTAAAAGAAGAACACATTACAAAATTACACTAAAAAGACCGGTTAAAGATACTGATGGAACATGGAAAATGCCTCACACAGTTAACCCAAATACTGGTGAATATAAAAACTAA
- the ndk gene encoding nucleoside-diphosphate kinase, whose amino-acid sequence MEQTLSIIKPDAVAKNVVGKILSRFEDAGLRIAATRKMQLSQADAEAFYAVHAERPFFKDLVEFMISGPVVVTVLEGDNAMAKNRDLMGATNPKEAEAGTIRADFAESIDANAVHGSDSVENATNEINFFFAQKEIC is encoded by the coding sequence ATGGAACAAACTTTATCAATCATTAAACCTGACGCAGTAGCAAAAAATGTTGTTGGAAAAATCTTATCAAGATTTGAAGACGCTGGATTAAGAATCGCAGCAACTAGAAAAATGCAATTAAGCCAAGCAGATGCTGAAGCTTTTTATGCAGTTCATGCTGAAAGACCTTTCTTTAAAGACTTAGTAGAATTTATGATCTCTGGACCAGTTGTAGTAACTGTTTTAGAAGGTGATAATGCAATGGCAAAAAACAGAGACTTAATGGGTGCAACTAATCCTAAAGAAGCTGAAGCTGGAACAATTAGAGCTGATTTTGCAGAATCAATTGATGCAAATGCAGTACATGGTTCTGATTCAGTTGAAAATGCAACTAATGAAATTAATTTCTTCTTTGCACAAAAAGAAATTTGTTAA
- a CDS encoding 4Fe-4S dicluster domain-containing protein, which produces MAVIITDICISCDACLDECPTESIVDNDENPTGEDIYYVNPETCTECIGDNDAPACADACPTEGCIQWDTRDSVANPVREGKVAGQPCVED; this is translated from the coding sequence ATGGCAGTAATAATTACAGATATTTGTATTAGTTGTGATGCATGTTTAGACGAGTGTCCTACAGAATCAATAGTAGACAATGATGAGAATCCAACAGGTGAAGATATTTATTATGTAAACCCAGAAACATGTACAGAGTGTATTGGTGATAATGATGCACCAGCATGTGCTGATGCATGTCCAACTGAAGGATGTATTCAATGGGATACTAGAGATTCAGTAGCTAATCCTGTTAGAGAAGGAAAAGTAGCTGGTCAACCTTGTGTTGAAGACTAA
- a CDS encoding peroxiredoxin produces the protein MLVTKKAPDFTATAVLADGQIVEDFNLYENIGEKGAVLFFWPLDFTFVCPSEIIAFSKRVDDFAERGIQVIGCSIDSQFSHFAWRETAVENGGIGRVKFPMVADLSKSIAKDYDVLFGDAVALRGSFLIDSDGTVRHAVVNDLPLGRNIDEMIRMVDTMLFTNEHGEVCPAGWSKGDEGMKASTEGVAEYLGKHEGDL, from the coding sequence ATGTTAGTAACAAAAAAAGCTCCAGATTTTACAGCAACAGCTGTACTTGCAGATGGTCAAATAGTAGAAGATTTTAATTTATATGAAAATATTGGTGAAAAAGGTGCAGTATTATTCTTCTGGCCATTAGATTTTACATTTGTTTGTCCATCAGAAATCATTGCATTCTCAAAAAGAGTTGATGACTTCGCTGAGCGTGGGATTCAAGTAATTGGTTGTTCAATTGATTCTCAATTTTCTCACTTTGCATGGAGAGAAACAGCAGTTGAAAATGGTGGAATTGGAAGAGTTAAATTTCCAATGGTAGCTGATTTATCTAAATCAATTGCAAAAGATTATGATGTATTATTTGGTGACGCAGTAGCATTAAGAGGTTCTTTCTTAATTGACTCAGATGGAACTGTAAGACATGCAGTAGTTAATGATTTACCATTAGGTAGAAATATTGATGAAATGATTAGAATGGTAGATACAATGTTATTTACAAATGAACATGGTGAAGTTTGTCCTGCTGGATGGTCTAAAGGTGATGAAGGTATGAAAGCTTCAACTGAAGGTGTTGCTGAATACTTAGGTAAACACGAGGGTGATTTATAA